The nucleotide sequence ATGAAATCGTTCGACAGCTCCATTCGCGGCAGGGTGGTACAAAGAAGTACGTATGTGTTGAATGTttctctcttttaggaacatAGCAAATTCTGCTGACGTAATTGCGTTCCATTATCAGACACGAGAGTACATGGATTCCCGTATCTACTAAACACAGGTGACAAGAAGGTGGTAACATTGCGAGTAGTGATGGAAGCGGTGAAAGCGACTTCAGGCCACTTACTGTGATAATCAATCAATGTCAGCGCATAACGACAGTCCCATAAAGCGGTTTTAAATGGTCCAACCACATCTATAGCTACCTTTTCCCACGGTACAGACGGAAAAGGCACTGGCTGCAGCGGCGCAGCAGAGGTGTTGGCAGTCTTGTCAGAGGACAGACACATTTGACAGGTCTGTATATGCTCTTTAACCAGACAATCTATGCCTGGCCACCAGTACTGTTCACGAAGGCGTTGTTTTAGTGCGACAATTCCCTGGTGGCCTTCATGAGCTAACCTCACCAATGTGTGCCTCAGCCGACAGGTACAACCAGACGTGATCCTCTGAACACATAATCGTGCTGCACACTCAGTTCATCACGTAGTTTGAAGTAAGGACGTAGCATATTATCCACAGAAGTTGAAGAGGAAGGCCAACCATGAGCAATTTGTGTGCGTAATGCACTCAGTTCAGAGCACGTCAGCGAAGCAGAAGCAAACTCAGCAGGTGACAGAGCTGACATTGCAGGAGACATAAATGCCACAAACTCAGGTTCAGCATCCATGCAGTCTTCATCCGAAGCAGGTAAAGGCAGACGAGACAGACAGTCAGCAGTGCAATTTTGAACCCCAGGCCGGTACATCACATCATAGTTAAAGCACAGTAATCAGCGCTGCCCAGCAGCAATGCACATTCCGGCGCGATCAGTACCTTTGGATGAGAGGAGCACAGTTAACGCTTGGTGGTCCGTCCGCGAGGAGGAATTTACTGACCCCACAAGTAGGTTCGCCACTTTTCAACGGCCCATACACATGCAAGTGCTTCCTTTTCAATAGTTGAGTACTTGCGTTCAGCAGGTGACAATGTCCGGACGCTAAAAGCGACAATGCGCTCAGTCTTGTTCTCATGAACTTGAGCAAGAACAGCGCCCAGACCATAGTCAGAGGCATATAGATACCACCGTGAGGCAAATCTGGGTCGAACAATGAAAGTGCAGGACTGTCAATGAGCAACTTTTTACAGCATCAAAGCATTGCTGAGCTTCCTCCGACCAGACGAAATCTGAGCCCTGCCTGATGCACGCACGCAGAGGTTCAACTACAGTGGCAAAGTTAGGAATAAACTTATTGTACCACGATAGTAGCCCGATGAAAGAACGGAGTTGAGGAGAATCTTTTGGAGCTGGTGCATGAAGAATGGCAGAAAGGTGATCCTCATCAGGTTGAATTCCTTGCGCGTTCACCATATGACCCAGAAAGCGCAGACTGGTTTTGTTAAACTGACATTTCGATTGATTCAGCTTCAGTCCAGCATCTTGTAAGCGCTGAATAACGGCTTTAAGCGTGTGATCGTGATCAGTTTGCGTCTGTCCCCAGAGAATAATATCATCAAGGTAATTGGCAACATTTGGAAGTCCCTGCAAAACTGTTGCCAACATTTTCTGAAAAGCAGAAGGTGCTGAAGCAAGTCTGTACGGTACGCGGCAAAATCTGAAAAGTCCTTTGTGAGTAATGAAGGCGGTCAGATCGCGGCTCTCCTCATGTAAGGGCAACTGAAAATAAGCACTCTCCAAATCAATAGTGGAAAATACAGACGCTCCCCTTAACAAAGACAACAATTCATCAATGTGTGGTAGTGGGTAGCTATCCGTAACTACAGCCTTGTTGGGTTCTCGCAGATCCACGCACATTCGAATGGCACCCGACGTTTTCTGTACTACCACAATCGGGGAGACCCACGGTGAAGCATCCACTCTCTCGATAATGTCAGACTCGAGAAGGTGCTGAATTACCTCACTGACTGTGGCTCTAACAGACAACGGTAAGCGGCGAAGTTTCTGGCGCACAGGAGCAACAGCTGGAGAAGTCTTTACTTTGTGAACAAAGCCTTTTGCACATCCCAAAGCAGAAGGCGTCAACGCAGACAATCGAAGCACAGGAGTTGAAGACTGCTCTGGCAAAATTGAATTGCCTTCAAACCGGAGACGTAACCCATTAATAAGATCCATGCCGAGCAGAGCTGTGCCAGATTCCACCACGAAGAATGACGTAGAGCAGGTGATGTCATCCTTAGAGATAGTGACAGGTAAGCAGCCAAGTACAGGAATCGGAGCACGAGAATATGTCACTAGTTTCAATGAAGGTGGCAGCAAAGCGTTTTTCGGCAAGATAGAAACAGATGACCCAGAATCCACGATAAGCTCGATAGGCACAGATGTAGTTGCGGTTGCAATAAGAGTAGTGCACCGAATTTTATCCGTTAGTGAGTCATGCATATAAAGAATCTGAACTTCAGGCAAGTCAATTTCACGCACTGAGCAAGCTTGTCCCGAACGACACACCCGCGAATAATGTCCCATCTTTTGACAGTTATTACACTGTGCCGATACAGCAGGACAACTACTATCATTTGCAAGGTGTTTCTGAGATCCACAGTGATAGCATTCACGAGAGGACGAAGCAGGTGCAGTAGTTGACGAAGGCTTTGAAGAACGCTTTGTAGACGGTGGCTTAAAGGTGGTCTCACGACGGAAACGTCCAGCTGCAGGTGAAGGCTTTGCATGTATTACTTGCACAGGAACAGAACGAGTATTTGATAATAATTTGGCTTGTTCACCAGCAGCTTCTGTTTGGGTGGCAATAGTAATGGCTTTTTCCAGAGTCAAATCAGATTCCAAAGCAGTCTCTCACGAATCCGATGACTGGACACATGCTCCACCAACTGGTCACGCAACATTTCGTCCAGAGTAGCTGCAAAGTCACAAGTAACTGCTAAGTCCCGTAAAGCAGCTACGTACTGAATTATAGTTTCCCCTGGTGCCTGAACACGCTTTCCTGAAAGCGTGGCGTCAGCCACTATGTTCCGTCGGGGGGTAAAATGCGCTTCCAAGGCCGCAATTGCATCTTCCATCGAATCACCTTGATTTGGCAAGGAATAGAACAATCTTTGTCCTTCAGTCCCCAGACAATGTAGCAGTAGTGCTCGTTTGCGCTCGACCGGCCATGCATCTCCAGATGCACCAACAACCAGCAAATAATTCCAGAACATCCGTAGCCACGTGCCGAAAGGAATAGTTGGTTCTCCAGGACATGGCAAAAATGCCGTGGGAAATGTAGAAACAGCTGCCATCGTCAAAAAAAAAAGTACCTTGTCGCCAATTTGTTATATCCTTAGTAAGAAAGAATGAAGGAGATTCTTAAATAAGGAATTCTTTAATGAACAGTATCAGTAGCAAACTAGTACAGCACAGATATTAGCTCGTGCAACGCTTCACTTCTCTTATTCCCCTATTCTCAATATTCACATATCCCGAACCTCTACCGCCACCTACTGTCCAGTATGCACAGAAGAACACAACACAGTGTTTATctcattgtaaagcagttcaatggaaaggaggaggcgagaactggcttggtaatataaataatattttaatgataaacttaaacaaaagacaaaaacaaacacacgacggacatgtccgtaaacgatctctctctctcccacaccatcctccgcagtcagcctttatccctctcagaggcttaattaggctaataagggaccgggtgtgtaatcatgacccagcccggcccaccgccctgccacacaatattttaatgattaacttaaacaaaagacaaacacacacacatgatagaagtataatatattattattatacttgttcgttccacaacctcatattaactatgacaatagtttatttgcacttctagaaaaaagaTGAAAGGAGATTAAGACCTTTATAAACTTTTGAAGAACTTTTTACTGACATGTCACAGCAAATTTCTGGTCaatattcacttgtattgaattgACTAACAGAGGTGACATACAGTAttcatattgaaaaatatttgtttgcatccaccagaagaaagaaagtcatacacatctgggatgtaaaTTATGAGGTTATTTTGTAGGAAagtttgtgtaattttttttgatCATGACAACAAATGTTGATCAACTTATGAGACAAACGTTATAATCGGGTATATATCCAGATGTGGACTTTCAGTATTAAAGGACTGATTCAGGTGTCTagatttcagaggtggagcaatttTGTACAGTCTCATTATTTTGGTAGCTGTTATGGCTGCATCTTCCATAACCTAGCACTCAAAATGGAGAACCAACAGTGTTGTGGAAGTTGCACTAACATATATTTTTGGCCATGTTTGCACCTCTGTATTGCACAATTCCTTTAGTTAAttgggtgctaaaacaacaaaaacagtgtGTGCAAACAAACAACACTATCACAGTTCATTTTAAGTGAATTGCCCCTCAGTAGCCTATTTAGATGCAAGTTcaatttatttgcaaatgttaGGGTTTCTTCCTAGCATAGATTTCCTTCCTGCAAAGAATATAAATTTTATAAAACAATaccattatttaatttaattaaaataaaaatgaataatcgATATGAAGAGCTTTTATTACCATGCAATAAGACTGGTGCCTTTGAAAAATAACAAAGACTGCCTTATTGAGATGTTGATCATTTCAGTATTTCATTGTCCTGTACTTAAATCAGTGCACTAAATGTAATCAGTCAAAATAATCAGTAATCATTcccaatatttattaaaaaatctcACAAATACTTGACTCTTTTCGCAAGCAAGAAATGTCCCCCCATTGTGCTTCATTTATTCTGCCATTTAATACAACACAATCTTCACCAAGAGGATTCATAGCTTTGTGGTCATCAGGGGAATTATTAGGCCAGAATCTgtcagaaaaggaaaaaaaaagtgaaaaacaacTTTGATGGCTACGAAGCTACATTTAAATATcataaatatcatatatatatatatatatatatatatatatatatatatacacacaatatgcTTATAGTTGCATATTAGGTACTTTGCAGTGGCAATTTTAAGGAGATCAGATAGATACATcacaacagaatttttaaatgataccaactTAAGATCATCCTTTAAGCGGTTATTGTCCACCCACAACCATGTCCCCTCTTCATGGCTATCAGTCAGACCAATCCAATATAATGTTTTTGCACCAATTTTGAGTATTTGACTTGCAAGAAACTCCTACAGGATAGAGACAACATTTACTCTGCAGATTACTGATACTTTTGTCATTCCACGAGTacacaatgacaacaagctctgcCATTGCACATTTTGACTCCTATATtatctgcatatttttttatgtaacataGCAGTAAAGTCATTAACTAGTAAACAATCTGTATTCACTGGATTCTATTTCAAGCACTTTTCAGTGGCATGAGagtgtgatgaaagaaagaaagaaaggggtgACTATTGTAATGACTTCATGATAATATCTCTGTATCTACCTGCTCTTCTTTGCTGTTGATGATGACCAGGTCTCCACCCAGATTCTGACAGCGTTCTCTGTTGTTGGTCCAGTTCTTTTTCTCAGACAAGAAAACATAGAATCTGCCCTTGTGCTGGATCCACTTCTCAGAGAAATCTTACATGAACATTTGAATGAGTGTTTATTCTCAGAGTAGATTAGATTGTATACATGGgcatagtgttgtcaaaaatatcgatatttcgataaatatcgatactgaaatatctgaacggtacaaatactaatttccctaagtatcgatactagccgagctgtcactttcacttctctgcaaaggcgcgttgacaaacaccacacacactcgcactcctctcattcgctctggttaaatagcaaaagtgaagtgaatgtaaagatggcgagtgcatgcggcgccccgcgaccagttttgtttgataaagaacacagcaggagtgctatctggaaatatttttgatatgaagccagacatcccaagtctccggAAGTTCCGGAGTCTCCacgcatattgatagcttctccctgatgcccgcaatttagttcaaatctccgAATCTATAAGCACATGCtgagacagaacatactgcacgcataacatagatagcgcagcacacaacatacataagcgtgcacggcagagagggagagagcgagagaccttatgaaagctagtcaaccccaacccccctcgacgtttaagtatcttttgttgacattgagattggatttgatttgacttggaaatacaaaagattgcacttttatttacttgcactttattggtttttgaatgtatggcaatctgagaggcttttgaacaagtgcaatacctcaggacattttgttcatgtaaaatatacctcattgtcatgttctagacagttctaccctcttaatattgtggcagtttttttctctgtggtatcgaaaatggtatcgaatatcgatatttttcaaggtatcgtatcgaagttagaaattctagtatcgtgacaacactacatGGGCATATAATTTAATGAGTCCATAGAAAAATCTGTCAGCTGAACGGCACCCAGGGCTTTTAGACTGGTTTGGGTTGACCAGttttggacattttaaagaaattatatttaccTATAAAGAGTCTCATGGGCTcaaacaataatttaaatgttaaatgtaactaTATTCTGCATCTTGTGAGCTGATGGATAGAGGCAGTGAGTACACAACATAATATGTTTGTGTCACATAACTTTACAAACTTACAGTATTTACTTCATATTCTCTTTGTTTAATGATTCTTCAAATCTGggtatattcaaatatttaagatattttataTTATCTACAGTATTTtcaatgtatacagtacattttccTTTTTATGAGCATGTGTAATGACATGAGACAATAATATGACTTGCTTTTTCCTGGACAGTGATGTGCTGGTGTCCGGTTTTCCATATAATTGGGAAGGATCCATTTGATTTTTGCATTGTGTTCAACATCTAGTAttgaaacaaataaacacaaaaaaattataaatcattttataataattatttgctATCATGTAAATGGAGTGTATGTAGAAATAATCCACCTGAATCTGAACAGTTTGTTACTGGTTCACAGTCTACCAGCCAATCTGTGTAATTGCTGCAATCTGTGAAAATATAATGCAAGTATTATAAATATGTACTATAAATCAAAGATCACACATTACAGTGCCCATTTTATTTATACTATAAGTTTAtgcatatattgcatatatcACAAATCTTAAGAGTAGAAACGTGCACATCCAATCACTGAGGCAGGTGCACAATCAAAaatggacaaaataaaaaaacaagagaaTGGCACACTGCTATAAATGGTCCcgtataatttaatataaaatacaaaaatagcatttccattgtttttatctTTTCTATTAAAATTATATAGGAGCATTTATAGCAGTGTGCCATTCTCGTCTTGTTTTTTGATCCAGCAGATctagaacaagctgctggatgacaatcagtcaggcttcaaaagtggtcactccactgagactgccctgctgtctgtcactgagtcgctgagacaggcgaaagctgaatccagatcatccatttGGATTCttctggacctttctgcagcctttgacacagtcaaccatcagatcctactccccaccctctctactctggaaatcac is from Xyrauchen texanus isolate HMW12.3.18 chromosome 8, RBS_HiC_50CHRs, whole genome shotgun sequence and encodes:
- the LOC127648114 gene encoding hepatic lectin-like; translated protein: MRSTLKEIFRVGLHEPISSLMPGGHSPFNLAQYIVFALQIFVSTFTVWEADTKPDFHDMAATEPDFHNMAATEPDFHVMAAAEPESAPGHVAAEPESAPGHVTATPESTPGHLTATPESHAMSQPNFSEKWIQHKGRFYVFLSEKKNWTNNRERCQNLGGDLVIINSKEEQEFLASQILKIGAKTLYWIGLTDSHEEGTWLWVDNNRLKDDLKFWPNNSPDDHKAMNPLGEDCVVLNGRINEAQWGDISCLRKESSICEIF